Proteins from one Bacillota bacterium LX-D genomic window:
- a CDS encoding ABC transporter ATP-binding protein, protein MAEQLLSTKAITMSFGGITAVSKLSLEIGQKEIVGLIGPNGAGKTTCFNMITGVYKPTDGQIIFKGQDITGKRPDQITQLGIARTFQNIRLFSSMSVLENVLLSKHFRLKSTPWEAVFSLPRYTREHKKHLTECLELLASVQLADVANEPATSLPYGKQRRLEIARALATEPSLLLLDEPAAGMNPQESLELMDFIGQVRDQFKISILMIEHHMEVVMGICEKITVLDYGVPIAQGTPEEIQNNQKVIEAYLGAVDENA, encoded by the coding sequence ATGGCTGAGCAATTACTTTCAACCAAGGCTATTACCATGAGCTTTGGAGGTATTACAGCGGTTTCCAAGCTCTCCCTGGAAATTGGCCAAAAGGAAATTGTTGGATTAATTGGTCCTAACGGAGCAGGTAAAACAACTTGTTTCAACATGATAACAGGGGTATATAAGCCTACAGATGGACAGATCATTTTTAAGGGACAAGACATTACGGGCAAACGCCCTGACCAGATTACTCAATTAGGTATTGCCCGGACCTTCCAAAACATTCGCTTGTTTAGTTCCATGTCAGTGCTGGAAAATGTACTGCTCTCTAAACATTTTAGATTAAAGTCTACTCCTTGGGAGGCTGTCTTTAGTTTACCGCGCTATACTAGAGAACATAAAAAACATTTAACAGAATGCCTAGAACTTTTAGCAAGTGTTCAGTTAGCTGACGTGGCCAATGAACCTGCTACATCATTGCCTTACGGTAAACAAAGGAGATTGGAAATTGCCCGGGCCCTAGCTACGGAGCCAAGCCTATTGCTTCTGGATGAGCCTGCTGCCGGCATGAATCCCCAGGAATCCCTTGAGCTCATGGACTTCATTGGACAAGTTCGCGATCAATTTAAAATAAGTATTCTTATGATCGAACACCATATGGAAGTTGTTATGGGTATTTGCGAAAAAATTACTGTGCTAGACTATGGAGTGCCAATTGCCCAGGGAACACCGGAAGAGATCCAAAATAACCAAAAAGTTATTGAAGCTTATCTTGGGGCGGTGGATGAAAATGCTTAA
- a CDS encoding branched-chain amino acid ABC transporter permease, translating to MDKYKSSKLIINIAILGVIAALLFWGQDNLTRFQIRLLNLSAIYVILSLSMNLVIGFTGMFSLGHAGFMCIGSYTAAILTMTPESKQLVYYMEPIVPWLANIHWPIVPAIIMAGIVAAIFGFLVGFPALRLKDDYLAIATLGFAEILRIIITNTITITNGSLGLKNIPSVKSLWVYWGCALLTIYILKALINSSWGQAFKAIRDNEIAAEAMGISLFKHKIMSFTIGAFFAGIAGALMAFLITSIDPTMYRFLFTYQILLIVVLGGMGSLTGSVIAGIFITIATEWLRIVERDMFIFGLHIAGIPGMRMVIFALLLLGVILFYRQGLMGTKEFSIDWILHKLRIKKSTAGGA from the coding sequence ATGGATAAATATAAAAGCTCAAAACTCATCATCAATATTGCCATTTTAGGGGTTATTGCCGCATTGCTGTTTTGGGGCCAGGATAATTTAACTAGATTTCAGATTAGGCTTTTGAATTTATCTGCTATTTATGTGATTTTAAGTCTGAGTATGAATTTAGTCATTGGTTTTACAGGAATGTTTTCCTTGGGACATGCTGGTTTTATGTGTATTGGTTCTTACACTGCAGCTATACTTACTATGACTCCTGAAAGTAAACAACTGGTTTACTATATGGAACCAATTGTCCCTTGGCTGGCAAATATCCATTGGCCAATTGTCCCTGCTATTATCATGGCAGGAATCGTAGCTGCTATCTTTGGTTTTTTAGTAGGATTTCCAGCCTTACGCCTTAAAGATGATTATTTAGCTATTGCAACTTTAGGCTTTGCCGAAATCTTAAGGATTATTATTACTAATACTATTACCATCACCAACGGATCTCTTGGTTTAAAAAATATTCCCAGTGTCAAAAGTTTGTGGGTCTACTGGGGCTGTGCACTTCTAACTATTTACATTTTAAAAGCACTTATAAACAGCAGTTGGGGTCAGGCTTTTAAGGCAATTCGAGATAATGAAATTGCTGCTGAAGCTATGGGAATCAGCCTTTTTAAACATAAAATAATGTCCTTTACTATTGGTGCTTTTTTCGCTGGCATAGCCGGAGCTTTGATGGCCTTTCTAATTACCTCTATTGACCCTACTATGTACCGCTTTTTATTTACTTATCAAATTCTGTTAATAGTGGTCTTAGGCGGCATGGGCAGCTTAACAGGTTCTGTTATTGCAGGTATTTTCATTACTATTGCTACAGAATGGCTAAGAATTGTAGAACGTGACATGTTTATATTTGGGCTGCATATAGCTGGTATTCCAGGAATGAGAATGGTTATTTTTGCACTGTTACTCTTAGGGGTTATCCTTTTCTATCGCCAAGGTTTAATGGGCACTAAAGAATTTAGCATCGATTGGATTTTGCACAAACTAAGAATTAAAAAAAGTACTGCAGGGGGTGCCTAA
- a CDS encoding branched-chain amino acid ABC transporter permease: protein MSPEMFMQNVANGISLGSLYALIAIGYTMVYGIIRLINFAHADLLMIASYIAFYGIFMFSLPWWLSFLIAVVLTTLLGVSIEKVAYRPLRNAPRISVLISAIGVSFLLENLGIVVLGATPKPFPRPKDLVWNIHIGGISFLSLAFIIPIITVILLVAVTLIVNKTKVGIAMRAVSRDYETASLMAVDVNKVIGTTFAVGSGLAAIGGIMWSLQYPQIDPLMGVFPGLKCFIAAVMGGIGSIPGAMLGGFILGMGEVMLVGFLPGLSGYRDAFAFVVLILILLFKPGGIFGENVVEKV from the coding sequence ATGTCACCGGAAATGTTTATGCAGAATGTAGCCAACGGCATTTCGTTAGGAAGTCTTTATGCACTTATTGCCATCGGCTACACCATGGTGTATGGAATTATCCGGCTTATTAACTTTGCTCATGCCGACTTGTTAATGATTGCCAGCTATATAGCATTTTATGGTATTTTTATGTTTTCCTTGCCTTGGTGGCTTTCCTTTTTAATTGCTGTGGTCTTAACAACACTTTTAGGCGTAAGTATTGAAAAAGTAGCTTACCGTCCTTTACGGAACGCACCGAGGATTTCAGTTTTAATTTCTGCTATTGGTGTTTCTTTCTTACTTGAAAACTTGGGAATTGTTGTTTTAGGTGCTACTCCTAAGCCTTTCCCCAGACCAAAGGATTTAGTTTGGAATATACATATAGGCGGTATTTCTTTCTTGTCCTTAGCCTTTATTATTCCTATTATCACTGTTATTCTTTTAGTTGCTGTAACTTTAATCGTTAATAAAACAAAAGTGGGTATTGCTATGAGAGCCGTTTCGAGAGACTATGAAACAGCCAGCCTCATGGCTGTAGACGTAAATAAAGTTATTGGAACCACTTTTGCTGTTGGATCGGGCTTAGCAGCTATCGGAGGTATTATGTGGAGTCTGCAATATCCCCAAATTGATCCTCTCATGGGCGTTTTCCCTGGCTTAAAATGTTTTATTGCCGCTGTAATGGGTGGAATCGGCAGCATCCCGGGAGCTATGCTAGGTGGATTTATTCTAGGTATGGGCGAAGTAATGCTAGTGGGCTTCCTTCCTGGACTATCAGGTTATCGTGATGCATTTGCTTTTGTGGTTTTAATTTTAATTTTATTATTTAAGCCTGGTGGAATTTTTGGCGAAAACGTAGTAGAGAAGGTGTAA
- a CDS encoding ABC transporter substrate-binding protein has protein sequence MLKKKIAALTAVAMLATGLLAGCGGSQETATKAESDVIKIGVYEPLTGMNAAGGEMTVDGIKLANKLFPTVLGKKVELDIVDNKSEKQEAANAVERLVNDNVNVIIGSYGSSLAMAGGPVAKDAGIPVIGCSPTNPAVTLGNDYYFRVCFIDPFQGTVMAKYAVETLHAKTAAIIQDVQQDYSVGLNNYFEKSFKQLTKNENAIVAKVNYNTGDKDFSAQLTEVKSKNPDVIFAPGNFTECGILVEKAREMGITAPILGGDTWESDVFLNRVGNLKDIYFSTHFTAEEPVTDVSKTFIDEYAKAYPDKMVNAFAALGFDAYKLAIDAIERANSTDPEAIKEALAQTSGFKGATGIITLDANRDAVKTAIVKSVENGKFVYKTKVDPQ, from the coding sequence ATGCTTAAGAAAAAAATTGCGGCTTTAACTGCAGTAGCTATGTTAGCAACAGGTTTGCTGGCAGGCTGTGGCGGAAGCCAGGAAACTGCTACCAAAGCAGAATCCGATGTAATCAAAATCGGAGTTTACGAACCCTTAACCGGGATGAATGCTGCTGGTGGGGAAATGACTGTTGACGGAATCAAGTTAGCTAACAAATTATTTCCAACAGTTTTAGGTAAAAAAGTTGAACTAGACATTGTGGACAACAAAAGTGAAAAGCAAGAAGCAGCAAATGCTGTAGAAAGACTCGTCAATGATAATGTAAATGTTATTATTGGTAGTTACGGCAGTTCTTTAGCCATGGCTGGGGGACCAGTAGCTAAAGATGCTGGAATACCTGTAATCGGTTGCTCCCCTACTAACCCAGCAGTTACTTTAGGAAATGATTACTATTTCAGGGTTTGCTTCATCGATCCATTCCAAGGAACTGTAATGGCTAAGTATGCTGTGGAAACTTTACATGCTAAAACAGCTGCTATTATTCAAGACGTACAGCAAGATTACTCCGTAGGCTTAAACAACTACTTTGAAAAGTCCTTTAAACAATTAACCAAAAATGAAAATGCAATTGTAGCTAAAGTTAACTACAACACCGGTGATAAGGATTTCTCAGCTCAATTAACAGAAGTTAAAAGTAAAAACCCAGATGTAATTTTTGCTCCTGGTAACTTTACAGAATGCGGTATCTTAGTTGAAAAGGCACGTGAAATGGGCATCACCGCTCCAATACTAGGTGGGGATACCTGGGAATCTGATGTTTTCTTAAATCGTGTCGGCAACTTAAAAGATATTTATTTCAGCACCCACTTTACTGCTGAAGAACCTGTAACAGATGTATCTAAAACATTTATTGATGAATATGCGAAAGCATATCCCGATAAAATGGTTAATGCTTTTGCTGCTTTAGGCTTTGACGCTTACAAACTTGCCATCGATGCTATTGAAAGAGCTAACTCTACAGATCCGGAAGCTATTAAAGAAGCTTTAGCTCAAACATCAGGCTTTAAAGGCGCAACTGGTATCATTACCCTCGACGCTAATAGAGATGCAGTTAAAACAGCTATTGTTAAAAGCGTAGAAAACGGTAAATTTGTTTATAAGACTAAAGTAGATCCTCAATAA
- a CDS encoding ABC transporter ATP-binding protein — protein MLKIENLQVYYGGIHALKGINIEVPENKIITLVGANGAGKSTTLRTICNLVPSTEGRILYNDQDITKMKTIDIVKKGITLVPEGRRIFANLTVYENLLMGAYARKDKESIKQEIEKVYEIFPRLKERTWQAAGTLSGGEQQMLAIGRALMSRPKLIMMDEPSLGLAPLLVKEVFNVIRNIYNQGMTILLIEQNATAALKIADYGYVLESGKIVLEGPGPELAENDDVKKAYLGKA, from the coding sequence ATGCTTAAAATCGAAAATTTACAAGTTTATTATGGTGGTATTCATGCTTTAAAAGGTATTAACATAGAAGTCCCGGAAAATAAAATTATTACCCTTGTTGGGGCCAACGGAGCAGGTAAAAGCACTACTTTACGTACTATCTGTAATTTAGTTCCTAGTACAGAAGGCAGAATTCTTTATAACGATCAAGATATTACCAAAATGAAAACAATTGATATTGTTAAAAAAGGGATTACTCTTGTTCCTGAGGGGCGGAGAATTTTTGCTAATCTAACAGTCTACGAAAATCTGCTCATGGGTGCTTATGCTAGGAAAGATAAAGAAAGTATCAAACAAGAAATTGAAAAAGTATATGAAATTTTTCCTCGCTTAAAAGAAAGAACCTGGCAAGCTGCCGGTACTCTCTCTGGGGGGGAACAGCAAATGCTAGCTATTGGCCGTGCTCTAATGTCCCGTCCAAAGCTCATTATGATGGACGAGCCATCCCTAGGTTTAGCTCCTCTCTTAGTTAAAGAAGTGTTTAATGTTATTAGGAACATTTATAACCAAGGGATGACTATCCTCCTCATTGAGCAAAACGCTACTGCTGCTTTGAAAATTGCTGACTATGGCTATGTTCTAGAGAGCGGTAAAATTGTTCTAGAAGGGCCAGGTCCGGAATTAGCAGAAAATGACGATGTTAAAAAAGCTTATCTTGGCAAGGCTTAA
- a CDS encoding patatin-like phospholipase family protein — MKADAVFEGGGVKGIGLVGALCCFEDNGYQWQNIAGTSAGAIIAAMLAVGYTGQEMKKIIYNLNYENLLDKNWKHYIPVLGKGLDFLIEKGLYRGKEFEKWITEILQAKGKIKFKDVSKDGQCRLKIIATDITKGDMIIFPDDLKKYGLDPMEFEIAKAVRMSIGIPFFFIPYKLKYKNQTSYIVDGGVLSNFPVWIFDVEGAPRWPTFGFRFMDEYESKTGSGKTNIIAYTMDLMETLLDKNETRYIKSKDKVRTIQVPSVGVKTTEFDISKDKCNLLFKSGYAAAQKFFLQWDFEDYVQAYRL, encoded by the coding sequence ATTAAAGCTGATGCGGTTTTCGAAGGTGGCGGGGTAAAAGGGATTGGCTTAGTAGGGGCTTTATGTTGTTTTGAGGATAATGGCTACCAATGGCAAAATATTGCCGGCACATCGGCTGGAGCAATTATTGCAGCAATGCTGGCTGTTGGTTATACGGGCCAGGAAATGAAAAAGATAATTTATAATCTTAATTATGAAAACTTACTTGATAAAAATTGGAAACATTATATTCCTGTCTTGGGTAAAGGTTTAGATTTTTTAATTGAAAAAGGTTTATACAGGGGAAAGGAATTTGAAAAGTGGATTACGGAAATTTTGCAGGCCAAAGGGAAAATTAAATTTAAAGATGTTAGCAAAGATGGTCAATGCCGCCTTAAAATTATTGCTACAGATATAACCAAAGGTGATATGATTATATTTCCCGATGACTTAAAAAAATATGGGCTAGACCCAATGGAATTTGAAATTGCTAAAGCAGTGCGGATGAGTATTGGCATACCTTTTTTCTTTATTCCATATAAATTAAAATATAAAAACCAAACTAGCTATATTGTTGATGGAGGAGTTCTAAGTAATTTTCCGGTTTGGATTTTCGATGTAGAAGGAGCCCCTAGATGGCCTACTTTTGGGTTCCGATTTATGGATGAGTATGAATCAAAAACAGGCAGCGGCAAAACAAATATTATTGCTTATACCATGGATTTAATGGAAACTTTATTAGACAAAAATGAAACTCGTTACATAAAAAGCAAAGATAAAGTCAGAACAATTCAGGTTCCTTCTGTTGGCGTTAAAACAACTGAATTTGACATCTCAAAAGATAAGTGCAATTTACTTTTTAAGAGCGGCTATGCTGCAGCTCAAAAATTTTTCTTGCAGTGGGACTTCGAGGACTATGTCCAGGCTTATCGACTATAA